The following coding sequences lie in one Musa acuminata AAA Group cultivar baxijiao chromosome BXJ1-8, Cavendish_Baxijiao_AAA, whole genome shotgun sequence genomic window:
- the LOC135680624 gene encoding CDT1-like protein a, chloroplastic, with amino-acid sequence MYIMPEAIMIKKVVLHDETTCCVKPELQITLQVDAVAENINGESGSKYSILTKLFRERIVDFYNGHPQEDEVPEVQLPHPFNQTKPSVLPRALNFNFEPTRTESTSSAATQQQFLVPSHIPQSFHRWFSKKNPIPASEKTPLMCLSQAWPKDDLSVSAASSPIKCASNPPIIKKSLLCSSISNTLSSNCRISEEEAHMLVRADNSPPKEPNIPEETPAKTVSIPLRLMCNTPELPTPKRRRPSPSCDSTPLNESLKRSTRTKLFMTPEKSAKAGEEENTGRSVSSAAAADDDDDDDVLDIQPESLL; translated from the exons ATGTACATAATGCCTGAAGCTATAATGATCAAGAAGGTGGTTTTGCATGATGAGACCACTTGTTGTGTGAAGCCAGAGCTTCAGATCACTCTGCAAGTTGATGCAGTAGCCGAGAACATCAATGGAGAAAGTGGGAGTAAGTATTCAATCCTGACGAAGCTCTTCAGGGAAAGGATTGTTGACTTCTACAATGGCCATCCACAG GAAGATGAGGTCCCTGAGGTGCAATTGCCACATCCATTTAACCAAACAAAGCCAAGTGTACTTCCAAGAGCCTTAAACTTCAATTTCGAACCAACACGCACTGAGTCGACGTCAAGTGCCGCTACCCAGCAACAATTCTTAGTGCCGTCTCACATACCCCAATCTTTTCACAGGTGGTTTTCTAAGAAAAATCCCATTCCTGCTTCAGAGAAAACTCCTCTTATGTGTCTCAGCCAAGCTTGGCCAAAAGATGATCTCTCCGTTTCTGCTGCTTCGTCTCCCATAAAATGCGCCTCAAATCCACCCATAATCAAGAAGTCTTTGCTCTGTTCTTCCATTTCAAACACCTTATCGAGCAACTGTAGAATTTCTGAAGAGGAAGCCCACATGTTGGTAAGAGCTGACAATAGTCCTCCAAAGGAACCAAATATACCGGAGGAGACACCTGCAAAAACAGTTTCCATTCCCTTGAGGTTAATGTGTAATACGCCAGAGCTTCCCACACCAAAGAGACGTAGGCCATCCCCTAGCTGTGATTCTACACCGTTGAACGAATCTTTGAAGCGTTCAACGCGGACAAAACTGTTTATGACTCCAGAAAAGAGCGCAAaagcaggggaggaagagaaCACAGGTAGAAGTgtgtcttctgctgctgctgctgatgatgatgatgatgatgatgttctcGATATTCAACCTGAATCACTCTTGTAA